Below is a window of Desulfobulbaceae bacterium DNA.
AACCATGATTCTTTTAACCGTAAACCGATAACTGATTACCGTTAACCTGTGTAGTTACCTCCATTAATTCGTAACTGCTAATTTGTAATCCATGCCCCCATCAACTATTCAAAAATATCAGAATATCGGTTTCATGCTGGCCGCGTTTATTTTTGCCCTGGGCCTTGTTGTCTACTTTGCCCCATATGGTTGCCGGGAGTACCTTGCCCTTCGCAACGACCTTACCCAGATCCAAACTGAAATCACTACCCTGCAAACCCAAAATCAGGAATTAAAAAACGAGATATCCCATCTCAAGAACGACTCAAGCTATGTTGAAAAAATTGCCCGCGAAGAGTTCGGGATGATCAAAAAAAATGAGATCGTTTTTGAAGTTCCAGTAAAAAAATCCAAAAGAGAATGACTCATCGAAAAATTGGCATCATCGGCACCGGCAAACATGGTAGCCGCTATGCCAACCATCTGCTCAAAGATTTCGCTGATCGCGCCGAGTTAACTGCTATCTGCAGGCAATCAGAATCTGAGGGAGAAGAGCAAGCCAAAAAATGGCATGCCATCTTCCACGCCGACTGGCGTGACCTCATTGCCGACCCACGCACTGAGGCAATAATCAGTGTCACCACTCCCGACCTCAACCCGCACATAGCCGCGGCCTGCCTGCACTACAGAAAACCGCTCCTGATCGAAAAACCCCTGACAGTTGACACTGCCGCAGCTAAATCCATGGTAATCGACTTCCGAGAAGCCGGGCTGCCACTCACCGTCGCCCAGACCCTGCGGTACAACCCGATCATCACCGGATTACGCCATGCCCTGCCCTCTATCGGACGGCTCCATGCCTTCTCTGCCTCTCACCACCTGGAACCATCAACTCTCCCCTGGTTGACTGACCCCAAGCGAGCTGGAGGTGGAGTCATCTTTCATACAGCGGTCCATGTCTTTGACGCGATCAGGTTCATCACCGGACAAGAATTTATCCGAATCAGAGCATCATCTTTCCAGGTCCATAATCCCAGGCTTGAAGATCTATTCTCAGCACAAATTGAAATGTCACAAGGTTTGGTGGGGATGGTGATAGCGGGCAAGGTCGGATCGGCACGGGCGGGGCGTTATGAGTTCACGGGAGACGAAGGACAACTCCAAGGAGACCAAGTCCACGGAATGATTGAGCTGGTGCAGGGCACGATCATTACGCCCCAGGCGCATGAACCTCTACATCCAGCGCTCAGGCCACTGCTTGCAGACTGGCTATCCTTTCTTGAAGGGAGCGGAGATAATCCAATTCCAGGGGAGGAGGGTCTCGCTGCAGTTATGGTTTGCGAGGCAGCGCAGCTCTCCGCCGCTAGCGGAGAGTGGGTGAATGTCGAAACAAGTTAACTCCCTTGCTTGTCGACAATCAATTACTGGTCTACGGTCAACTGACAACCGCAAACCGACAACCTGAGCAGTTAAGGGCCTCGGTCAAAAAAATCATCCCATCTTGCTTGTCTTTCCGGTCGTCTTCTTCGTCCCGGTAACAGTTACATAGCGCTGCTATGCGCCTGTTACCGCTCCTCGAATACGATCGGAAATCCTACGCAATATTGGGACAATTTATTACGACCGAGGCCCTAAGTCAAGTTGCTGATTGTCCAGTCCCCGAAAAATGCTTCTACCTGCTTACTGGTCACAGGCCGACTGACCAGATACCCCTGAATCAGATCACAACCAAGGTAGGAAAGATAACTCAAATGATCCCTGGTTTCCACCCCTTCGGCAACCACCTCAAGATCAAGGTTATGGGCCAACGTAACGATGGCCTTAACGATCATGGCATCATCCTCACTATCGGTCAGATCACTGACAAACGAGCGGTCCACCTTCAGCACATCCACCGGGAACCGTTTCAGATAATTGAGTGACGAATACCCGGTGCCAAAATCGTCGATTGACAACCGGCACCCGAACTGGCTGATCTTATCCAACCGATCAATACTGCCATCGACATTGTCCATCAACATGGATTCCGTAATTTCCAGCTCAATGAGTTCAGGCTTGACCTTGGTTTCGGACAACACTCTCCTGATATCATCAATAAGCGTCTCATCTTTAAACTGCCCGGCGGAAAGATTAATCGCCACCCTGATCTCCATACCCGCCTCAAACCATGCCTGGCACTGGGCGCAGGCCGTACGCAACACCCAGGCGCCAATCGGAACAATCAAGCCGGTCTCCTCTGCCAAAGGAATGAACTCCAGGGGAGAAAC
It encodes the following:
- a CDS encoding Gfo/Idh/MocA family oxidoreductase, whose product is MTHRKIGIIGTGKHGSRYANHLLKDFADRAELTAICRQSESEGEEQAKKWHAIFHADWRDLIADPRTEAIISVTTPDLNPHIAAACLHYRKPLLIEKPLTVDTAAAKSMVIDFREAGLPLTVAQTLRYNPIITGLRHALPSIGRLHAFSASHHLEPSTLPWLTDPKRAGGGVIFHTAVHVFDAIRFITGQEFIRIRASSFQVHNPRLEDLFSAQIEMSQGLVGMVIAGKVGSARAGRYEFTGDEGQLQGDQVHGMIELVQGTIITPQAHEPLHPALRPLLADWLSFLEGSGDNPIPGEEGLAAVMVCEAAQLSAASGEWVNVETS
- a CDS encoding septum formation initiator family protein — translated: MPPSTIQKYQNIGFMLAAFIFALGLVVYFAPYGCREYLALRNDLTQIQTEITTLQTQNQELKNEISHLKNDSSYVEKIAREEFGMIKKNEIVFEVPVKKSKRE